From a single Pleurodeles waltl isolate 20211129_DDA chromosome 10, aPleWal1.hap1.20221129, whole genome shotgun sequence genomic region:
- the CLDN12 gene encoding claudin-12: protein MGCQEVHAATLFAFVSGTASIAGLFAATLLPQWRQMSLYTFNRNEKNLTIFTGLWVKCARFDGTSECVMFDTDWYATVDQLDIRVLQFAIPLSILTAASALLLCLIGICNTTFSSSVPNLKLAACLVNSAGCHLVAGLLYILAGTMSITPSIWSIFYNDSLNRKFGPFFTYDSAVFVAIGSSGGMYFTSVMLFLWYCACKSLPYAFWQPLYSQAPSLHSYVSAPYSARSRMSGIEIDIPVVTHTA, encoded by the coding sequence ATGGGTTGCCAAGAAGTCCATGCTGCTACATTGTTTGCCTTTGTCAGCGGGACTGCCTCCATCGCGGGTCTGTTCGCTGCCACCTTGCTTCCACAGTGGCGGCAAATGAGCCTTTATACTTTCAATAGAAATGAGAAAAACCTCACCATTTTCACAGGGCTGTGGGTGAAGTGCGCCCGCTTTGATGGGACCAGCGAGTGTGTGATGTTCGACACGGATTGGTACGCTACAGTGGACCAGCTAGACATACGTGTCCTCCAGTTTGCCATTCCCCTTAGCATCCTGACCGCTGCTTCTGCACTGCTGCTTTGTTTGATTGGAATCTGCAACACCACCTTCTCATCCAGTGTACCAAACCTGaagcttgcagcctgtctggtcaaCAGTGCAGGGTGCCACCTGGTGGCTGGCTTGTTGTATATATTGGCAGGCACCATGAGCATCACACCATCTATATGGTCTATATTTTACAATGACTCTCTGAATCGAAAATTTGGACCGTTTTTTACATATGATAGTGCAGTCTTCGTGGCCATTGGGAGCTCCGGGGGCATGTATTTCACGTCTGTCATGTTATTTTTATGGTATTGTGCTTGCAAATCTCTGCCCTATGCATTTTGGCAGCCTCTCTACTCGCAGGCGCCCAGCCTACATAGCTATGTCTCCGCTCCTTACTCGGCTCGATCCCGGATGTCTGGTATTGAAATTGACATTCCTGTTGTTACTCACACTGCCTGA